A stretch of DNA from Bacillus sp. FJAT-45350:
TTTTCGTTAGAAGATATTAAATTACTTCCCAAGGTACTTAGAGAAGCATTTCGCCGTGAAGACCATGACTTAGATCAGTTAATTGCAACATTTGTGGACCTTTCAGGGAGAGCTCGTCGTGAAGGTCTCCTTGCATTAGAGGCAGGAATAGAGGATGTAGAGGACCCTTTTATTCGCAAAGGGGTATTACTTGCGGTTGATGGAATTGAGCCAGACGTCATTAAGGATATCATGATGGCTGAAGTTGTGGCAATGGAAGAGCGTCACCGTAAAGGACGTACGATTATTATGAAGGCAGGGGAGTATGCTCCTGCATGGGGAATGATTGGTACATTAATTGGACTAGTATTAATGCTACAGAACCTAAATGATCCATCTACGTTAGGACCAAATATGGCAGTTGCACTTTTAACTACTTTATATGGAACAGTATTAGCAAACCTTGTCTTTATTCCAATGGCTTCAAAGCTTGAAAATAAAACAGAACAAGAAGTTTTCGTAAAACAAATTGTAGTTGAAGGTGTTATTGGAGTTCAATCAGGTCAAAACCCTAAAATACTAGAAGAAAAGCTAAGTGCCTTTGTTCCTAAGAATTCAAAAGCTAAAGGAAATGAAGAGGCGGAGGATGCTAATGTTGAAGCGTAAGCGACGTGAAGAGGAAAAAGGTGCACCGAAATGGATGGTAACCTTTTCTGATTTAATGACCTTAATCCTAGTATTCTTTATATTACTTTTTTCGATGTCTGTTGTAGATGCTGAGAAATTTAGGGCAATTGCAGAATCATTTAATCAACGTCAGGTACTAGATTTCATGCCATCAGCAATAGAATTTGAGGCCCCTGGAGACGATAGAGGAGACGAACGTAAGGACCCTTTTGATGATTCAGATGAAGGCTCGAATACTGATGATATGGATGAATTACTAGAAGAAGTACAGGAATTTTTAGAGACTAATGAAATGACAGAGTTAATTTCAGCCACACGGGATGACCGAGGAGTTGTGCTAGTTCTTCAGGAACGTACTCTGTTTGAGACCGCTGAAGCGGATTTATTAACAGATGCAAGACCATTTCTTGATAAGGTAGGCTCTTTATTATCGGCAATTCCAAATATGGTTAAAATAGAAGGGCATACAGATAGCCGTCCTATCTCTACATTTCGTTATCCGTCGAACTGGGAGTTATCAGGTGCCAGAGCAAGTAGTGTGATTCGTTATTTAACAACAAATCATAACCTAGATCCACAACGCTTTGTTGCAACTGGCTATGGTGATACAAGACCTGTAGTGCCTAATACAACAGTTGAAAACCTGCAGTTGAATAGAAGAGTTGTTCTAGTAATCTCTGATCCAACATATGAAGATGGAGAAACGTACTAGAAGTTGGTTATATAAAGGCATCTCTAGACAATCAAAGGGAGCTTAACCATACTACTCGTTGTATAAACTCTACTTATAAAAATCACTCTAAGAGGTTATACCACCTCTAGGGTGATTTTTGTTTTTAATGAACTTTCGGAAGGATGTTTTAAAATGAAAATAGGCATTATCGGTGCAATGAATGAAGAAATTGAGTTAATGAAGCAAGATTTAAAATTAAAACAAACAACTGTCACAACGAAAATTTCCTTTTACGAAGGGGTACTTGAGGGTAAGGAGGTTGTTTTATGTAAATCAGGAGTCGGCAAGGTTAATGCTGCAATTACTTCTCAAGTTTTAGTAAATAAGTTTCAGGTTGATTGTATTATTTTTACTGGTGTTGCTGGGGCCCTAGATCCGATACTTGAAATCGGTGATATTGTCATTTCAACAACTGCATTACAGCACGATATAGATGCTAGTCCACTTGGTTTTAAAAGAGGGGAAATTCCAATGTTTGAACATCCGTCAGTATTTGAGGCAGATACTACTCTCGTTTCTATTGCAGAGAAGGCAGCCTCCAAACTAGAAGGTGTATCATCAATAAAAGGTTGTATTGTTAGTGGGGACCAGTTTATTGCTAATGAAGAAACGGTAAAGGTGTTACATAGTGAGTTTGGAGGGAAATGTGTTGAAATGGAAGGCTCTGCTGTTGCACAGGTTGCGATGTTAAATGATATTCCATATGTTATTATTCGTTCAATGTCAGATAAAGCAAATGGTGAAGCAACTATGAGCTTTACAGAATTTACAGAAGTGGCTGCTAAGCAATCTTATCTTATTGTAAAAGAAATGGTTAAACACTTATAAATGGATAGAGGATGGGACAAAAGGTCAAAAACGGACCTTATGTCCCATCCTCTTTAGTTTATATAAACACATAGATTTATGATTGCGTTTTCATTTCTGTCCGGATATGGTACAGGGCCTTGTTTAGTGTTTTCTCGTTCTTTTCACTAATTTCTGTCTTTCTTGGAATAGGAGGATATATTCCGGGTGGGTCCTCCCACATCATAGGAAGCTCAACTCCAGCCTTTTCTTTCCATTTGTTGATCCATTCTTCTGGAAGTTTCCCCTGAGCTAAGTCTAACTTTTCAGTCATTTCAAGCCAAATCATAGACCAAGCTCTTGGAACGACTCTCCAAATGTCGTAACCTCCACCACCAACTGCTATCCACCGTCCATCGCAATATTCATGGGCAATCTCATGGGCTATTCGTGGGATTTCTCTAAATGTTTTAATTGTTGAGCACAAGTGTGTAAGTGGATCATAATAATGTGCATCTGCTCCATTTTGTGTGAGAATCACATCTGGTTTAAAAAATTCTACTACTTCACGAATGGAAGTTTCATAGGCTTCTAAGAAAGATTCATCCTCAGTAAAAGCATCTACTGGAACATTAATAGAAAAACCATATCCTTTGCCAGAGCCTTTTTCATTTACATTACCTGTTCCAGGAAAGAGGTAGCGACCTGTTTCGTGAATAGACAGTGTACAAACATCAGGGTCATCATAAAACGCCCATTGTACGCCATCACCATGATGTGCATCTGTATCAACATAAAGTACCTTTGCACCGTATTTCTGTCGCATATATTCAATTGCAATCGAGCTATCGTTGTAAATACAGAAGCCACTGGCTTTACCACGAAATCCGTGGTGTAAACCTCCACCTAGATTAATTGCGTGATCAGTTTTATTCTCCATTACTAAATCTACAGCTGTAAGTGTTCCGCCAACAAGCAATGCTGCTGCCTCATGCATATTTTTAAACATAGGTGTGTCATCAGTTCCAATACCGTAATTGTTAGCAATCCCGATGCTTAGTTTACCTTCGCCAGCTGTTTTAACTGCTTCAATAAAGGCTTTATCATGGATAAGAGCGATTTCCTCATCAGTAGCAACTCGAGGAGCCACTATTTGTGACTCTTCGATAGCTCCTATGGATGCTAATAAATCATATGTTAAATTTAAACGTTGGTGATTAAAGGGATGGTCATTGCTAAACCGATAAGACATTTGGTCTTGAGAGTAGACAAATTTAGGCTTATTACTCATCTGTCATCCCTGGCATATTGGGCCACAATACTTGATAGCCTTCCTTTTCAATTTCAGCAATGACTCCCATTGGATTAATTGTTTGAATACGGAAAACGAGAATTTTGTAGTTTGGATCTTTATGCTGATAGACAAGAACACTTGTAATGTTTGCTTTCTTCCTCTTAAAGATGGCAGCAATATCAGCTAATTTTCCTGTGATATTTTCTACTTTAATTTCAATATGTGAGCTAGGTTGGTGTGCCCCCATTAATTCTACAAGTGTGTGAAGAATATCAGTTTCTGTAATAATTCCAACTAGCTTGTCATCTTCAACTACTGGCAAACAACCAACATTATTATCATAAAAAATAGTTGCAACTTCTTCTACAAAATCAAGAGGGTGTGCTGTCAAGACGTTTTTAATCATAATAGTACTGACAGGCTTTAATAAATCTTCTTTATGCTCATCCGAGTGAAAAATTGATGGACTTGCATCGCGAATATCACGATCCGATATGATTCCAATTACATGATTCTCTTCATCTACAATAGGAATATGACGTATACGGTGTTTAGTTAAAACGTCTGATGCTTCTTTGATGGATGTGTCAGCGGATAGTGTTATTGTATCACTGTTCATAATTTCTTCGATTATCAATTTAACCTCTCTCCTTACATCCTTATAAAATAGAATTTGTTCAATAATTGCGACTGTAAGCCTTACTAGAGTAGGGAACTAGTAAAACTTGATAATCTTCCAGAGCGATTGCTCTGGAAGATTTAATACATAAATCTGTTTTGTAAGCGAAGTCTGTCAAAACGTTCGATTGAATCTTGATTAACTCGCTTACCAATTCTAACCATTAAGCAGTTAGCAGGATGGGAACTAATTTCAGGGTCATCTGTAGCATACCAAATAAGTCCGCCAGCATTCATCATTTTTTCCATAACTTTACGGTAATCCCAAACAGATAATCCACTACCTTTTAAATCCCAATGCCAGTAATATTCTGTTGTAATTATAATATAATCTTCTAATGCATCGTCCATAACAGAAAGTCTAAGTAGATTTTTACCTACTTGAATTCCTCTATATTGTGGAGATACTTCAATTGCACCGAGCTCAATTAGGTTTTCAATGTTCCCTTCTGACCATCTTTCCATTGGGTCAGGGTAGAGAAATGTTACGTAACCTACAATACGGTTACCATCTCGAACAATATTAATTCTACCCTCTGGTAAATCAGCAATTTCAATTAAGGCTTTTTTTTGTTCTTTCGGTCTGCGGAAGGCAACTAATCCTTCGTCATACTCTAGCTTTTCGATTTCTGCCCCTGTGACAGGGCCTTCCAGAATTATTGTTCGGTCTTCATAGGGTAATTCTTTCTTATAATAAGATTTATTGTGTTTCATTTGTAAATGTAATCCCCTTCTTAAAGTAAAGGTTTATTTTCAGTTTATTATACACTAGTTAGTGGGCCGATTTTAAAGTAAAATGAAAAGTACACAAAATTTTTTAATATTTTAAAAAGCAAGTATATAAGCCTTTTTCCAAGTTTTTTCATGTAAAATTAATACAAATTTAAATTTTAAATTGAAGAAATATTCTAAATATATTATAATGAGTTACGAAAAGAAATTACATAAGAGGGGAAGATGTGAAATGAATGTGCAAGCGCTTCCAACAGTAAACGGAGATTACAACTTAAAAAGTTATGATGAAATTGCTAAATCATTTGATTGGACTACTGTAGAAAAGGCTTTTTCTTGGAGTGAGACAGGGAAAATTAATTTGGCGTATGAAGCAATCGATCGTCATGCTGATTCTGAGAAAAAGGACAAGGTAGCCCTCTATTATAGTGACGCAACAAGAGATGAAAAATATACTTATCAACAAATGAAAGAAATGACAAACCGCGCAGGTAATGTACTTAAAGATGCTGGAGTAGTGAAAGGTGACCGTGTATTTATTTTCATGCCACGTTCTCCAGAGTTATACTTCTCTGTATTAGGTGCTATTAAATTAGGTGCTATTGTAGGGCCATTATTCGAAGCATTCATGGAAGGTGCTGTGCGCGACCGTCTAGAAGATAGTGAAGCTAAGGTATTAATTACGACTCCTGACCTATTAGAGCGTGTGCCAGTAGCTGACTTACCGAAACTAGAGAAGGTTCTAGTTATTGGAGAGAATGTGAAAGAAGAAGGACCTTACATTGATTATATGACAAAATTAAATACAGCAAGCCCTGAACTAGATATTACATGGGTTGAACGTGAAGATGGTTTAATTCTTCACTATACATCTGGCTCGACTGGTAAACCAAAAGGGGTATTGCATGTTCATAACGCAATGCTTCAACATTACCAAACGGCACAGTGGGTACTTGATCTTAAAGAAGATGATGTTTATTGGTGCACAGCTGACCCAGGTTGGGTAACTGGTACATCATATGGTATTTTCGGACCATTTTTATCAGGTATTACAAATGTAGTTCGTGGAGGACGTTTTAGCCCGACAGATTGGTATGAAACGTTACAGCGTTATAATGTAACTGTTTGGTATAGTGCGCCGACTGCATTCCGTATGTTAATGAGTGCTGGTGACGAGCTTGTTAAGGATTATGATTTATCATCATTACGCCATATCTTAAGTGTAGGTGAACCGCTTAACCCAGAAGTAGTTCGTTGGGGTAAAAAGGTATTTGATCTACGCATTCATGATACATGGTGGATGACTGAAACGGGCGCTCAGCTTATCTGTAACTATCCTTGTATGGAAATCAAACCAGGTTCAATGGGTAAACCAATTCCAGGAGTAGAAGCTGCTATCATTGATGATCAAGGGAATATTCTTCCTCCGAACAGAATGGGGAACCTTGCAATTAAGAAGGGCTGGCCTTCAATGATGAGAGCTGTATGGAACAACGCTGAAAAATACAATAGCTATTTTGAAATTGATGGTTGGTACGTTTCGGGTGATTCAGCGTACATGGATGAAGAAGGTTACTTCTGGTTCCAAGGACGTATCGATGATGTTATCATGACAGCTGGTGAGCGCGTTGGTCCATTTGAAGTTGAAAGTAAGCTTGTAGAGCATCCAGCAGTAGCTGAGGCTGGTGTAATTGGTAAGCCAGACCCAGTACGTGGTGAAATTATTAAGGCATTCGTAGCATTACGTGATGGTTATGAAGTTTCGGATGAGCTAAAAGAAGATATTCGTACCTTTGTTAAAAAAGGCTTAGCTGCACATGCTGCACCACGTGAGATCGAATTCCGTGATAAGCTACCAAAAACACGTAGTGGTAAAATTATGAGACGTGTATTAAAAGCTTGGGAATTAGACCTACCAACTGGTGACTTATCTACAATGGAAGACTAATAGAGTGAAATAAGAGGGTGTCCCAAGAGGTAAAATACAACCTTTGGGACACCCTTTTCGGTGTTTAGAGTTTAATTAAATACAAAAAAAGGCTGACAGTACCGGTACTGTCAGCCTTTTTGATACTGCTATGATTGATTATTTTCCCTATTACTATTTTCTGGCTTTTGGTCATCTTCTTTACGACCATTATCATTTTCATTCTTTTTTTCTTCTTTTTCTTTCTCATTTTCTTTTTCTTTTTCACCATTATTATTCTCTGGTAATTCTAATAAGTCGTCTTCTTCTGTTTTATCTTCATCATTATCTTCTTCGACAATCCAGCCTTGACCTTTTGCAGTTTGAGATGGGGCTGATTCTTTACCTGCCACATCAACTGCTGTTACATAATAGGCAAATCCGGCATTATTGACGTTGAAACTATAACTACCAGTACGTACACTTCCTACTAAGCTAAAACCTGAACTACCACTTGCAGTTCGATAAATACGATAGCCAACAATATCATTTTCATGATGCTTAGACCATGTAAGCTGTGAGCCTGAGAGTGCTACATTTGAAACTTGGTCTGGTTGTTTACCGTTTTCTTGTGCTAATCTATCTGGAATTACATTGTTCAATGACTCTGGTAAGTAGTCCTTTAGTTGATTTTCTTGAATATACTCTTCTTTGATTGCAACACCTGTATAAGTAAACTCATCAGGAGTTGAATCTAATGCTATATAAGGTTGTTCATTCAGAAGTACATACTTTACTCTAGTAAGACTATCGTCAATTTTTGTAGGTACAAATTGTGCATTGAATAAATCTGATCTAACTAGTCCTGCCTCTTGACATAAGTCAGAAGGAAGAAGTCCAGAGATACCACAAATTGAACGTCTAACTATTCCATTTGGCATTTCAAAATTACTTTGTGACGCAATTAATTCCGGGTTACTATCATAAGCAGAATTAATTAAGTTTGCCCATATTTGTTGAGTACGTTGACTGTAGCTTAATCCAGCAACACCTCGTTGTTGAATAGACTTAGGTGTGTCATATCCAATCCAAACACTCATCGTTACATTCGGATTTAAGCCAACAAACCAAGCGTCATGGAAATCATTTGAAGTTCCTGTTTTACCAGTCCAATCAGATTTGAACTTGATTCTACCAGGAAGGTAAGTCGCTGTACCACTACGTAATACATCTCTCATCATGTCGACCATTAAATATGCAGTTTGTGGAGAAAATACTTCAACTGGATTAATTTCATGTTGAAAAATAACTTCTCCTTCTTTTGTTTCAATTCTGTCTATCATGTAGGACTCAACAAAGTTTCCATCATTAGCGAACGTTGCGTATGCAGCTGTGTTTTGTTCAACTGTTACATCGTTTCTAGTTCTACCTAAAGATGCTGAAGGATATGGTTCTCCTTCCTCAAGGTTAAAGTTATATTTCAGAAGTGTTTCTCTTGCCTTTTCATGAGGAATCTTCAGTTGAGCTCTTACTGCAGGTACATTTCGAGAATACTTAAGCGCATCTCGAGCAGTTATCAAACCTCTATAGCTATTATCAAAGTTCCCAAAAGGTGTTCCATCTGGATATGTTGCAGGAGTATCAGGGATAATTGATGCTGGATGAATTGCCCCGATATCAATTGCAGCAGCATAGGATAAAATCGGTTTCATTGTTGAGCCGTTTGAGCGATAAGCTTGAGTAGCATGGTTTAATTCTTGTTCTTCAAAATTACGACCACCGACAAAGCTTATGATAGCACCTGTACGGTTTTCGATTAGAATGGCACCAACTTCTTCTTTTTCACCTTCACGATCAGGCCCAAAATAGCGGTCATCCTTAACGGTTTCCTGCATTGAATCATAAATTCCTTTATTGACAGTTGTATGAATTCGATACCCATTCCTTCTTAAATCACGTCTTGCTTGTTCACGATATTGTGTAAGTGTTGAAACTCTATCTTCACCTTCAAGTTCATCTACAATTACATTATCTTCTACCATCATTTGTTTTGCTAAAACTTCAGTTGCACGTCTTAACACTTCGTTTGTTAAATATGGATATTCTTCAATTGAACTAGGTGTTCTAGTGGTTAAGTTAGCTCTGATATCATAATCCAAAGCACTCTCGTATTCGGATTCAGTAATATAACCAGAATCTTTCATTCTACGTAAAACAGTTTTCATTCGGTTAATACCTGGGTCCAAGTTTTGTTTCACTTCACCATTACTTGTAAAAGGTGTATATCCAAAAGGGCTTTGTGGTAAACCAGCAATGTAAGCAGCTTGAGGAAGCGATAAATCTTTTGCATCAACTCCGAAAATTCCTTGCGCTGCAGACTGTACACCGGCAATATTTCGACGAGATGCATTACGTCCAAATGGTACAACATTTAAGTAGGCTTCTAATATCTCATCTTTATTAAAGAATGTTTCTAAACGCATTGCTAGAAGCATTTCTCTTGCTTTTCGGTCAAAGGAAACATCACTTGTCAATATTTGGTTTTTAACAAGTTGTTGTGTAAGTGTACTGCCTCCAGTTTGAACTGAGGAGTTAGCTACTTCTTGAAGTGTAGCTCTCATTATTGCTTTAGGAACTATTCCGTTATGCTCATAAAAGTATTCGTCCTCAGTAGCAATAATTGCTTGTACTAAATATTCACTTACATCTTCAAGCTTTACTTCTCTTCTTTCTAACTCATATGGAAGTTCTCCAAGATAGACATCGTTGGCAAAATAGATTTGACTCATTTCCTCATAGTCATAGATGTCTTTCTTCATTTCTTCATAAGGTCGTAATGGTTCATCTTTTACTAAGGATGCAAAAAAGCCTGCGCCAGCTCCACCAACAAAGAAGGTACCCATTAACCCAAGAACAACAAATACGAGTAATAAATTCCAGAATACTTGATATGTAATACCTAAACCTTTGAATATATTTTTTTCTTCTAGTTTGTCAGTCACGTTCTTAAGTTTCGCCCTAAATTCTTCAAGTTTATTTTTCATAAAGAACCTCCTAAAACATAGAAGTATTATAGCATATCATGTCGAAACATCCTATAACTAATCGGAATCTGTTTTAGGTGAATATTGACAATCATATAACGAATATGTTAAAAATATAACAATTGAAAAATATGCGAGGATAGGTACAAGTAATAAGCTTTTCCCTGTTTAAGAGAGCTAGTGGTTGCTGTGAACTAGTACAAAAAAGCTGTGAAATACAACCTGGAGCATTCTTTACGAAGATTGATTTATATTCAATTCGTAGTAAGGGACGGTCTTATACCGTTATCATATTGAGTGGAAGATAATAGTTCTTCAAGAAGGGTGGTACCGCGAGATTTCTCGTCCCTTTTTGGAGGGCTTTTTTTAATTTCCTCAAAGTAAACTAGCTAGATGAAATGAACAGATGGGATAAATATTTAACGGATTACTGGACCTAGTAAAAAATCAAAAAGCTTTATAAAGTTATAAAAAAAGGAGAGATAAACATGGAATTATTAAAAGATTTAGAATACCGTGGATTAATTAACCAAGTAACAGATGCTGATGGTCTTGAAAAGCAATTATCAGAAGGGCAAATGACTTTGTACTGTGGCTTCGATCCAACAGCAGATAGCTTACATATTGGGCATTTACTTACTGTATTAACATTACGTAGGTTCCAGCTTGCTGGTCATAAACCATTGGCTCTTGTCGGCGGTGCTACTGGGCTAATTGGGGACCCTAGTGGGAAAAAGGCAGAACGTACATTGAATGAGCAAGAAATCGTTCAATTATGGAGTGATCGTATCAAGGGACAGCTTTCTCAATTTTTAGATTTTGAAGGTGAAAGTGCAGCAAAGGCTGTTAATAACTTTGATTGGATTGGGAAGCTTGATATTATAACGTTCTTACGAGATGTTGGTAAAAACTTCGGATTAAATTACATGTTGGCAAAAGACTCTGTAGAATCAAGGATTACTTCAGGGATTTCATTTACGGAATTTAGCTATATGATTTTACAATCATATGACTTTCTTCACCTTTACGAAAATGAAAATTGCCGTTTACAAATAGGTGGAAGTGACCAGTGGGGGAATATTACGGCTGGTCTTGAATTAATTCGTAAATCAACAGAAGAAGAAGCAAAAGCATTTGGTTTTACAATTCCATTGGTAACCAAAAGTGATGGAACAAAGTTTGGAAAATCTGAGGGTGGCGCAATTTGGTTAGATGCTGAGAAAACAAGTCCGTATGAATTCTACCAGTTTTTAATCAATACTGATGACCGCGATGTCGTTAAGTTCTTAAAGTACTTTACTTTCTTAACTCCGGCTGAGATTGATGAGTTAGAAAAGGAATTGGAAACAGCACCAGAGAAGCGTACGGCACAAAAACGCTTAGCAGAAGAAGTAACAAAGTTGGTTCACGGTGAAGATTCACTTAAACAAGCGATTAGAATTTCAGGAGCTCTATTTAGTGGAGAGATTTCTTCACTATCGGCAGAAGAAATAAAACAAGGTTTTAAGGATGTTCCATCATATGAATGTAAAGAAGAAGAGATCAGTTTGTTAGATTTATTAATAGCATCAAAAATTGCTCCTTCTAAACGTCAAGGTCGTGAAGATATTCAAAACGGAGCGATTTACATTAATGGCGAACGTTGTATAGAATTAGATCGACAAATGACTTCGGAAGATCGTATCGAGGGTCAATTTACAATTATCAGAAGAGGGAAGAAGAAGTACTTCTTAATTAAATACTAACGATGCACCGTAAAGGTTAGTAAATATTATGTGCGAAGTCGTTGCTTTGTTTTGATGTCAAACGTCATGTGGTTTCTTGACGTTTGACGTGCAGTGAAAGAAGCGGTCTCCTTTAAATTACTACTATATTTGTTTTGAGTTAGTTTATTAAAGAATGGCATTTGCCGTTCTTTTTTTGTTACTTTAGAATATAAATAGTAAGTAAGAATATGATTAAAACGTGGATGTGAAAATAAAAGGTATAAAAAAAGATGCCCATAAAATGGACATCCTTGAATTGAAGATTAACGAGAGTAGAACTCGACGATTAATGCTTCAGTGATTTCAGCTGGAAGCTCAGAACGTTCTGGTAAACGAGAGAATGAACCTTCAAGCTTTTCAGCGTCGAATGTTACATAACCAGGTACGAAGTTGTTTACTTCGATTGCTTCTTTTACAGCAGAAAGATTTTTAGATTTTTCGCGTAAAGCGATTGCTTGACCAGGCTTAACACGGTATGAAGGGATGTCTACGCGACCTCCATCAACAGTTACGTGACCATGGTTTACAAGCTGACGAGCTGCACGACGAGTACGAGCTAGTCCCATACGGTAAACTAAGTTATCTAGGCGAGACTCAAGTAAAATCATGAAGTTTTCACCGTGGATACCAGGCATTTTACCAGCGTCATCAAAGATGCGGCGGAATTGACGCTCATTGATACCGAACATATGGCGAAGCTTTTGCTTCTCCTGTAATTGTAAACCGTATTCTGAGATTTTCTTACGTTGGTTCGGGCCGTGTTGACCTGGAACGTAAGGGCGTTTTTCTAATTCTTTTCCTGTTCCGCTTAATGAAATACCTAAGCGACGAGATAATTTCCAAGATGGACCTGTATAACGAGCCATGAATGACTCCTCCTTTGTTATTTTGATGTTGCAAAATAACAACCGTATGGCAATCTCTTTGACATGCTCATTTTGCTTTCATGCATCTTCGCTTCGACAGCTAGAAGTTACACGATGCACCTCATTTTTTGTAGCAGCCGATTAATGAGGAACAAAATGATAAGGGTACACATCAAGTTTACCTTGGCTGTCTCATTTCACACAAAAATCATTATATGATCGTAAGGTGTAGATGTCAAGTATTCCTGTATTGTCTAAGAAGAGAATTGTTCATAAGTATTTCTCTTTATTGGT
This window harbors:
- the motP gene encoding flagellar motor protein MotP; this encodes MKKFDIFTPIGLFLGVTVLLLAIFSNAGPSGVVFFIQIASILIVLGGLSAGIVINFSLEDIKLLPKVLREAFRREDHDLDQLIATFVDLSGRARREGLLALEAGIEDVEDPFIRKGVLLAVDGIEPDVIKDIMMAEVVAMEERHRKGRTIIMKAGEYAPAWGMIGTLIGLVLMLQNLNDPSTLGPNMAVALLTTLYGTVLANLVFIPMASKLENKTEQEVFVKQIVVEGVIGVQSGQNPKILEEKLSAFVPKNSKAKGNEEAEDANVEA
- the motS gene encoding flagellar motor protein MotS; this translates as MLKRKRREEEKGAPKWMVTFSDLMTLILVFFILLFSMSVVDAEKFRAIAESFNQRQVLDFMPSAIEFEAPGDDRGDERKDPFDDSDEGSNTDDMDELLEEVQEFLETNEMTELISATRDDRGVVLVLQERTLFETAEADLLTDARPFLDKVGSLLSAIPNMVKIEGHTDSRPISTFRYPSNWELSGARASSVIRYLTTNHNLDPQRFVATGYGDTRPVVPNTTVENLQLNRRVVLVISDPTYEDGETY
- a CDS encoding 5'-methylthioadenosine/adenosylhomocysteine nucleosidase: MKIGIIGAMNEEIELMKQDLKLKQTTVTTKISFYEGVLEGKEVVLCKSGVGKVNAAITSQVLVNKFQVDCIIFTGVAGALDPILEIGDIVISTTALQHDIDASPLGFKRGEIPMFEHPSVFEADTTLVSIAEKAASKLEGVSSIKGCIVSGDQFIANEETVKVLHSEFGGKCVEMEGSAVAQVAMLNDIPYVIIRSMSDKANGEATMSFTEFTEVAAKQSYLIVKEMVKHL
- a CDS encoding acetoin utilization protein AcuC, with product MSNKPKFVYSQDQMSYRFSNDHPFNHQRLNLTYDLLASIGAIEESQIVAPRVATDEEIALIHDKAFIEAVKTAGEGKLSIGIANNYGIGTDDTPMFKNMHEAAALLVGGTLTAVDLVMENKTDHAINLGGGLHHGFRGKASGFCIYNDSSIAIEYMRQKYGAKVLYVDTDAHHGDGVQWAFYDDPDVCTLSIHETGRYLFPGTGNVNEKGSGKGYGFSINVPVDAFTEDESFLEAYETSIREVVEFFKPDVILTQNGADAHYYDPLTHLCSTIKTFREIPRIAHEIAHEYCDGRWIAVGGGGYDIWRVVPRAWSMIWLEMTEKLDLAQGKLPEEWINKWKEKAGVELPMMWEDPPGIYPPIPRKTEISEKNEKTLNKALYHIRTEMKTQS
- a CDS encoding acetoin utilization AcuB family protein, producing the protein MIIEEIMNSDTITLSADTSIKEASDVLTKHRIRHIPIVDEENHVIGIISDRDIRDASPSIFHSDEHKEDLLKPVSTIMIKNVLTAHPLDFVEEVATIFYDNNVGCLPVVEDDKLVGIITETDILHTLVELMGAHQPSSHIEIKVENITGKLADIAAIFKRKKANITSVLVYQHKDPNYKILVFRIQTINPMGVIAEIEKEGYQVLWPNMPGMTDE
- a CDS encoding GNAT family N-acetyltransferase — its product is MKHNKSYYKKELPYEDRTIILEGPVTGAEIEKLEYDEGLVAFRRPKEQKKALIEIADLPEGRINIVRDGNRIVGYVTFLYPDPMERWSEGNIENLIELGAIEVSPQYRGIQVGKNLLRLSVMDDALEDYIIITTEYYWHWDLKGSGLSVWDYRKVMEKMMNAGGLIWYATDDPEISSHPANCLMVRIGKRVNQDSIERFDRLRLQNRFMY
- the acsA gene encoding acetate--CoA ligase; its protein translation is MNVQALPTVNGDYNLKSYDEIAKSFDWTTVEKAFSWSETGKINLAYEAIDRHADSEKKDKVALYYSDATRDEKYTYQQMKEMTNRAGNVLKDAGVVKGDRVFIFMPRSPELYFSVLGAIKLGAIVGPLFEAFMEGAVRDRLEDSEAKVLITTPDLLERVPVADLPKLEKVLVIGENVKEEGPYIDYMTKLNTASPELDITWVEREDGLILHYTSGSTGKPKGVLHVHNAMLQHYQTAQWVLDLKEDDVYWCTADPGWVTGTSYGIFGPFLSGITNVVRGGRFSPTDWYETLQRYNVTVWYSAPTAFRMLMSAGDELVKDYDLSSLRHILSVGEPLNPEVVRWGKKVFDLRIHDTWWMTETGAQLICNYPCMEIKPGSMGKPIPGVEAAIIDDQGNILPPNRMGNLAIKKGWPSMMRAVWNNAEKYNSYFEIDGWYVSGDSAYMDEEGYFWFQGRIDDVIMTAGERVGPFEVESKLVEHPAVAEAGVIGKPDPVRGEIIKAFVALRDGYEVSDELKEDIRTFVKKGLAAHAAPREIEFRDKLPKTRSGKIMRRVLKAWELDLPTGDLSTMED